In Halobaculum rubrum, the following are encoded in one genomic region:
- a CDS encoding DUF7097 family protein, producing MERTPDGTSVGVDDPYEFAGRCDHLTGDGRCRFALDRAGDDPEFAADRRRADYDCVAADEDADWRDCPHYRSTTDAKECARCGLAEVRIAHDERRPLVEEHHLSYGEGAGDAGGARNSEDGDADRSPSHEITVGLCRWCHTKVHRSFARVDDDASPDPEAVAERESRRSDELGELGFSAASERYGDDG from the coding sequence ATGGAGCGGACGCCGGACGGCACGTCGGTCGGTGTCGACGACCCCTACGAGTTCGCCGGCCGCTGCGATCACCTCACCGGCGACGGGCGCTGTCGGTTCGCGCTCGACCGCGCGGGCGACGACCCCGAGTTCGCCGCGGACCGTCGCCGCGCCGACTACGACTGCGTCGCCGCCGACGAGGACGCGGACTGGCGTGACTGTCCGCACTACCGGTCGACGACCGACGCCAAGGAGTGCGCGCGGTGTGGGTTGGCGGAGGTCCGCATCGCCCACGACGAGCGCCGGCCGCTCGTGGAGGAACACCACCTCTCGTACGGCGAGGGAGCGGGTGACGCCGGCGGCGCCCGAAACTCCGAAGACGGCGACGCGGATCGAAGCCCGTCTCACGAGATCACGGTGGGCCTGTGCCGGTGGTGTCACACCAAGGTCCACCGGTCGTTCGCCCGCGTCGACGACGACGCGAGCCCCGACCCGGAAGCGGTCGCCGAACGGGAGAGCCGCCGAAGCGACGAACTCGGCGAACTGGGGTTCTCGGCCGCCAGCGAACGCTACGGCGACGACGGCTGA
- a CDS encoding DUF2070 family protein, with protein MTATQSNLAGLSRFIFRAPSWYTSVAFALLLAAVAGVGAFERPETSVVWRGVLFVGRDAWEGVFFIGIPTVVAGLATAWVDRLVGGKLTPNRSSLLALVCEVVIVAFLAVGGLAAYLTPLSQRFVFDVLVVALASVFAVRLLVIMAVSRSSLPVAAVPASIQTVVAAVLLFVYSGTLRLLEVGGPLLDTFLMPYLARPEEAPPELSAISPDHFLVLGLTCALYAAAVWTFLYVVDRPWRNTLGVSVLDFLQGFIGHVAEGSRELEDFFEQLGEEAVVPVTVLAFRTPDGDEKARWVLPMIHPGPMGEIGGGNLPVRVAAATDGLAFPPHATAGHDFNLVTEREVDTVLEAVDRAHERLTYSPEASESVRTTAGEASILGQAFDDDALLVSTFAPGFADDVDYAVGLSTAAEARTEGLDDVLLADAHNSNNGLEGPDLGHVTPGSTRSFDMIQAARRAAERLAVAPRGDLSAGVAWERTEWTPQEGIGPLGIRAMVTDVDADGDGGAQTTAYVLVDGNNMEPGLRGHLIDAVVDAVDADEAEVMTTDTHIVNTVEADNQVGAAIDRDELTDVVVDVATRAVADVDPVEAGMATEHAEVTVFGNDRTESLASHANAAVSMGGALAAAVILASLAISMLLFFVTGA; from the coding sequence ATGACTGCGACCCAAAGTAACCTCGCCGGCCTCTCGCGGTTCATCTTCCGCGCGCCGTCGTGGTACACGTCGGTCGCGTTCGCCCTCCTGCTGGCGGCCGTCGCCGGCGTCGGGGCGTTCGAGCGTCCGGAGACGTCGGTCGTGTGGCGCGGCGTGCTGTTTGTCGGGCGCGACGCCTGGGAAGGAGTGTTCTTCATCGGGATCCCGACGGTCGTCGCCGGGCTCGCCACCGCCTGGGTCGACCGGCTCGTCGGGGGGAAACTCACGCCGAACCGATCGTCGTTGCTCGCGCTGGTGTGTGAGGTCGTCATCGTCGCCTTCCTCGCGGTGGGCGGACTCGCCGCGTACCTGACCCCGCTGTCCCAGCGGTTCGTCTTCGACGTGCTCGTCGTCGCGCTGGCGTCGGTGTTCGCGGTCCGCCTGCTCGTGATCATGGCCGTCTCGCGGTCGTCGCTCCCCGTGGCGGCGGTGCCCGCGAGCATCCAGACCGTCGTCGCGGCGGTGCTGCTGTTCGTCTACAGCGGCACGCTCCGCCTGCTCGAAGTGGGTGGTCCCCTGCTCGACACGTTCCTCATGCCGTACCTCGCCCGGCCCGAAGAGGCGCCGCCCGAGCTGTCGGCGATCAGCCCGGACCACTTCCTCGTGCTCGGGCTGACGTGTGCGCTGTATGCGGCGGCGGTGTGGACGTTCCTCTACGTCGTGGACCGGCCGTGGCGAAACACGCTCGGCGTCTCCGTGCTCGATTTCCTCCAGGGGTTCATCGGGCACGTCGCCGAGGGAAGCCGGGAGCTGGAGGACTTCTTCGAGCAGTTGGGCGAGGAGGCGGTCGTCCCGGTCACCGTCCTCGCGTTCCGCACGCCCGACGGCGACGAGAAGGCTCGCTGGGTGTTGCCGATGATCCACCCCGGTCCGATGGGAGAGATCGGCGGCGGCAACCTCCCGGTTCGCGTCGCGGCCGCGACCGACGGGCTCGCGTTTCCGCCGCACGCGACCGCCGGGCACGACTTCAATCTCGTCACCGAGCGCGAGGTCGACACCGTCCTCGAGGCGGTCGACCGTGCCCACGAGCGGCTCACGTACTCCCCGGAGGCGAGCGAGAGCGTCCGCACGACCGCCGGCGAGGCGTCGATTCTCGGGCAGGCGTTCGACGACGACGCCCTGCTCGTCTCGACGTTCGCGCCCGGCTTCGCGGACGACGTGGACTACGCCGTCGGGCTCTCGACGGCCGCGGAGGCGCGCACCGAGGGGCTCGACGACGTGCTGCTCGCGGACGCCCACAACTCCAACAACGGCCTCGAGGGCCCCGACCTAGGCCACGTGACGCCGGGATCGACGCGGTCGTTCGACATGATCCAGGCGGCGCGCCGTGCCGCCGAGCGTCTCGCGGTCGCGCCGCGTGGCGACCTCTCGGCCGGGGTCGCCTGGGAGCGAACCGAGTGGACTCCCCAGGAGGGGATCGGCCCGCTCGGGATCCGCGCGATGGTGACCGACGTCGACGCGGACGGCGACGGCGGCGCGCAGACCACCGCCTACGTGCTCGTCGACGGCAACAACATGGAGCCCGGTCTCCGGGGTCATCTGATCGACGCCGTCGTCGACGCGGTCGACGCCGACGAGGCGGAGGTGATGACGACCGACACGCACATCGTCAACACCGTCGAGGCCGACAACCAGGTCGGCGCCGCCATCGACCGGGACGAACTCACCGACGTGGTCGTGGACGTGGCCACCCGGGCCGTCGCGGACGTCGACCCCGTCGAGGCGGGGATGGCCACCGAGCACGCCGAGGTGACGGTGTTCGGCAACGACCGGACCGAGTCGCTCGCGAGCCACGCCAACGCCGCCGTCTCGATGGGCGGCGCGCTGGCGGCGGCGGTCATCCTCGCGTCGCTGGCCATCTCGATGCTGCTGTTCTTCGTTACCGGTGCGTGA
- a CDS encoding metal ABC transporter substrate-binding protein, which produces MTDTRDPASSPGTTRRRFLAGGSGLAAAGLAGCLGDAAGRGGSDDGPTVVASFFSFYDFARKVAADTPITVRNLVPTGLHGHGWDPDASVTRDIVDADAFVHVGEDFQPWADRAIQTLRDDDVNTQLVNAREGIELVPLAESLDRDEEGVGEGRGNDPHFWLDPRRAKTAVDNIAEGLVELAPEHEDSLRDNAETYKTAVLDRIDADYEAIFDAADRDVVQLAAHNAFQYIADRYGVQMRPLVVNLAASGDVKPSDIIEAKRVIDENDIRYIGAGVFETRRPAKQLLAETSVEAYYPVTPYAGVREDWVENDWGYEEIADKVNMPTFEVVLGNTPPEEAGYDGWNEEWRNFE; this is translated from the coding sequence ATGACCGACACACGCGACCCGGCGAGTTCGCCGGGAACGACCAGACGGCGGTTCCTCGCGGGGGGCAGCGGCCTCGCCGCGGCGGGGCTCGCCGGCTGTCTGGGCGACGCGGCGGGACGCGGCGGGAGCGACGACGGTCCGACGGTCGTCGCCTCCTTCTTCAGCTTCTACGATTTCGCGCGGAAGGTGGCGGCGGACACGCCGATCACGGTTCGGAACCTCGTTCCCACCGGGCTGCACGGCCACGGCTGGGATCCGGACGCGAGCGTCACCCGCGACATCGTCGACGCCGACGCGTTCGTTCACGTCGGCGAGGACTTCCAGCCGTGGGCCGATCGCGCCATTCAGACGCTGCGGGACGACGACGTGAACACGCAGCTCGTCAACGCTCGCGAGGGGATCGAGCTCGTCCCGCTGGCCGAGAGCCTGGACCGGGACGAGGAGGGCGTCGGCGAGGGCCGCGGGAACGACCCCCACTTCTGGCTCGACCCACGGCGCGCGAAGACGGCCGTCGACAACATCGCCGAAGGGCTCGTCGAGCTGGCGCCCGAGCACGAGGACAGTCTCCGCGACAACGCCGAGACGTACAAGACGGCGGTTCTGGACCGGATCGACGCCGACTACGAGGCGATCTTCGACGCCGCCGACCGCGACGTGGTCCAGCTGGCCGCCCACAACGCGTTCCAGTATATTGCCGACCGCTACGGCGTGCAGATGCGCCCGCTCGTGGTCAACCTCGCCGCCAGCGGCGACGTGAAGCCGTCCGACATCATCGAGGCCAAGCGCGTCATCGACGAGAACGACATCCGCTACATCGGCGCGGGCGTCTTCGAGACGCGCCGCCCCGCGAAGCAGCTGCTCGCGGAGACCTCGGTGGAGGCGTACTACCCGGTGACCCCGTACGCCGGCGTGCGTGAGGACTGGGTCGAGAACGACTGGGGGTACGAGGAGATCGCGGACAAGGTCAACATGCCAACCTTCGAGGTCGTCCTCGGGAACACGCCGCCCGAGGAAGCCGGCTACGACGGGTGGAACGAGGAGTGGAGGAACTTCGAATGA
- a CDS encoding metal ABC transporter ATP-binding protein, with protein sequence MSHPDAGVAERNGQGISDADGESDTAIEVSDVTFGYTAAPVVEDVDLAIEAGEYVAVVGPNGSGKSTLMKLMLGLLRPDEGEARLFGEPAHAFDDGERVGYVSQHASAAKEMPITVREVVKMGRFAHVGFGRLSADDWAIVDEALATVGMSAFADRRITKLSGGQRQRAFIARALAGEADLLVLDEPTVGVDAESVEAFYDLLEALNDDGITVLLIEHDLGAVVDHADRVVCLNREVYFDGPTDEFVESDALARAFGAAAGVVGGDR encoded by the coding sequence ATGAGTCACCCAGACGCCGGCGTCGCCGAGCGCAACGGGCAGGGGATATCGGACGCAGATGGCGAGAGCGACACGGCGATCGAGGTGTCCGACGTGACGTTCGGCTACACCGCCGCGCCGGTGGTCGAGGACGTCGATCTGGCGATCGAGGCGGGCGAGTACGTCGCCGTCGTCGGCCCGAACGGGTCGGGGAAGTCGACGCTGATGAAGCTCATGCTCGGTCTCCTCCGTCCGGACGAGGGCGAGGCCCGACTGTTCGGCGAGCCGGCCCACGCCTTCGACGACGGCGAGCGCGTCGGCTACGTCTCCCAGCACGCCAGCGCCGCCAAGGAGATGCCGATCACCGTCCGCGAGGTGGTGAAGATGGGACGGTTCGCGCACGTCGGCTTCGGACGGCTCTCGGCCGACGACTGGGCCATCGTCGACGAGGCGCTGGCGACGGTCGGCATGAGCGCGTTCGCGGACCGCCGGATCACGAAGCTCTCGGGCGGGCAGCGCCAACGGGCGTTCATCGCCCGAGCACTGGCGGGCGAAGCCGACCTGCTCGTGCTCGACGAGCCGACCGTCGGCGTCGATGCCGAGTCGGTGGAGGCGTTCTACGACCTGCTCGAAGCGCTCAACGACGACGGCATCACCGTCCTGCTCATCGAGCACGACCTCGGTGCCGTCGTCGACCACGCCGACCGCGTCGTCTGTCTCAACCGCGAGGTGTACTTCGACGGCCCGACCGACGAGTTCGTCGAGAGCGACGCCCTCGCGCGGGCGTTCGGTGCCGCCGCCGGCGTCGTTGGGGGCGACCGATGA
- the ftsZ gene encoding cell division protein FtsZ: MQDIVQDALANAEAEQRDMEAVGDDDDEFGEPRIVIVGAGGAGNNTINRLYNIGVDGAETVAINTDKQHLKMIEADTKILVGKSLTNGLGAGGDPSMGERATEMAQGTIKEVLGDADLVFVTAGMGGGTGTGAAPVISKIAKEQGAIVVGMVSTPFNVERARTVKAEEGLEELRNEADSIIVLDNNRLLDYVPNLPIGKAFSVMDQIIAETVKGISETITQPSLINLDYADMSTIMNQGGVAVMLVGETQDKNKTQEVVNDAMNHPLLDVDYRGASGGLVHITGGPDLTLKEAEGIADNITERLEASANVIWGARIQEEYKGKVRVMAIMTGVQSAQVLGPSTQKQADKSRQSIEGGEASELDFDAKANAESGNGQEAAWQSDGGREESTERSNGLDVIR, from the coding sequence ATGCAGGACATCGTTCAGGACGCGCTGGCGAACGCGGAAGCCGAGCAGCGCGACATGGAGGCGGTCGGCGACGACGACGACGAGTTCGGGGAGCCCCGGATCGTCATCGTCGGCGCGGGCGGCGCGGGCAACAACACGATCAACCGACTGTACAACATCGGCGTCGACGGCGCCGAGACGGTCGCGATCAACACCGACAAGCAGCACCTGAAGATGATCGAGGCCGACACGAAGATCCTCGTCGGCAAGTCCCTGACAAACGGGCTCGGCGCGGGCGGCGACCCCTCGATGGGCGAGCGCGCCACCGAGATGGCCCAGGGAACGATCAAGGAGGTGCTCGGCGACGCGGACCTCGTGTTCGTCACCGCCGGCATGGGCGGCGGGACCGGCACCGGCGCGGCGCCGGTCATCTCGAAGATCGCCAAAGAGCAGGGCGCCATCGTCGTCGGCATGGTGTCGACGCCGTTCAACGTCGAGCGCGCCCGCACGGTGAAGGCCGAGGAGGGGCTCGAGGAGCTCCGCAACGAGGCCGACTCGATCATCGTGCTCGACAACAACCGCCTCCTCGATTACGTCCCCAACCTGCCGATCGGGAAGGCGTTCTCGGTGATGGACCAGATCATCGCCGAGACCGTGAAGGGGATCTCCGAGACCATCACCCAGCCGTCCCTGATCAATCTGGACTACGCGGACATGTCCACGATCATGAACCAGGGCGGCGTCGCGGTGATGCTCGTCGGCGAGACCCAGGACAAGAACAAGACCCAGGAGGTGGTCAACGACGCGATGAACCACCCGCTGCTGGACGTGGACTACCGCGGCGCGTCGGGCGGCCTCGTCCACATCACCGGCGGCCCGGACCTCACGCTGAAGGAGGCCGAGGGCATCGCCGACAACATCACCGAGCGCCTCGAGGCGAGCGCGAACGTGATCTGGGGCGCCCGCATCCAGGAGGAGTACAAGGGGAAGGTCCGCGTCATGGCCATCATGACCGGCGTCCAGAGCGCGCAGGTGCTCGGCCCGAGCACGCAAAAGCAGGCCGACAAGTCACGGCAGAGCATCGAGGGCGGGGAGGCCTCGGAACTCGACTTCGACGCGAAGGCCAACGCCGAGAGCGGTAACGGCCAGGAGGCCGCCTGGCAGTCCGACGGCGGCCGCGAGGAGTCCACCGAGCGGAGCAACGGCCTCGACGTCATCCGCT
- a CDS encoding rubrerythrin-like domain-containing protein, with the protein MRPDPYHTGTVRVFECRECSARTEAEHSPGTCSECGGDLQDISVPRE; encoded by the coding sequence ATGCGCCCAGACCCCTACCACACCGGAACGGTGCGCGTCTTCGAGTGCCGGGAGTGCTCGGCGCGTACCGAGGCGGAGCACAGTCCGGGAACCTGTTCCGAATGCGGCGGCGACCTGCAGGACATCAGCGTCCCGCGGGAGTGA
- a CDS encoding GMP synthase subunit A, giving the protein MSEPRIVVIDNHGQFTHLEGRALRDVGVDTEILDNDTDPADIDADGLVLSGGPSMDRVGRCAEYLDLDVPVLGICLGLQFIAEELGGRVESGDYGGYADVDVRILDDEDPLVGSLAPGTRTWASHADEVVEAPEGFTVTADSDVCGVEAMSETDRDLYGVQWHPEVSHTERGQEVFENFVEICR; this is encoded by the coding sequence ATGAGCGAGCCGCGCATCGTGGTCATCGACAACCACGGACAGTTCACGCACCTGGAAGGCCGGGCGCTTCGCGACGTGGGGGTCGACACGGAGATCCTCGACAACGACACCGACCCCGCCGACATCGACGCCGACGGACTCGTCCTCTCCGGGGGGCCGAGCATGGACCGCGTCGGCCGCTGTGCCGAGTACCTCGATCTGGACGTGCCCGTGTTGGGCATCTGCCTGGGGCTGCAGTTCATCGCCGAGGAACTCGGCGGCCGCGTCGAGTCGGGCGACTACGGCGGCTACGCCGACGTCGACGTGCGGATCCTGGACGACGAGGACCCGCTGGTCGGGTCGCTCGCGCCGGGAACACGAACCTGGGCCAGCCACGCCGACGAGGTCGTCGAGGCGCCGGAGGGGTTCACGGTCACCGCCGACAGCGACGTCTGCGGCGTCGAGGCGATGTCCGAAACCGACCGCGATCTCTATGGCGTCCAGTGGCACCCCGAGGTGAGCCACACCGAGCGCGGGCAGGAGGTCTTCGAGAACTTCGTCGAGATCTGCCGGTAG
- a CDS encoding HAD family hydrolase, giving the protein MSAVSFALFDTLVDADLPDDPAAAVGDELRGRGVDVPDDWADAYRETRIDPPAGAEVPLPAHVSRALASRGVDAPGNAARRAVVAAFDPSVRTRDGAVDAVARAREDGPVGLLANCAVPELVGRVLVRSELSRDDFDAVVTSVACGWRKPDPRAFERVADSLGVDSAGLTHVGVDPTVEGGVTAVDGRFVRADANGPVPRIG; this is encoded by the coding sequence GTGAGCGCCGTCTCCTTCGCCCTCTTCGACACACTGGTCGACGCGGACCTCCCCGACGACCCCGCCGCGGCCGTCGGCGACGAACTCCGGGGTCGCGGCGTCGACGTGCCCGACGACTGGGCGGACGCCTATCGCGAGACCCGCATCGATCCACCCGCCGGTGCGGAGGTACCGCTGCCGGCACACGTGAGCCGGGCGCTCGCATCTCGCGGCGTCGACGCCCCGGGCAACGCCGCCCGCCGGGCCGTCGTCGCCGCGTTCGACCCGTCGGTTCGCACCCGCGACGGAGCGGTCGACGCGGTCGCCCGTGCACGAGAGGACGGCCCGGTCGGCCTGCTCGCGAACTGTGCGGTGCCGGAACTCGTCGGGCGCGTCCTCGTGCGCTCGGAGCTGTCGCGCGACGACTTCGACGCCGTCGTGACGAGCGTCGCCTGCGGATGGCGCAAGCCGGACCCGCGGGCGTTCGAGCGCGTCGCCGACTCGCTCGGGGTCGATTCCGCGGGTCTCACACACGTCGGCGTCGACCCGACCGTCGAGGGCGGCGTCACGGCGGTCGACGGTCGGTTCGTCCGCGCCGACGCGAACGGGCCGGTGCCCCGAATCGGGTGA
- a CDS encoding M24 family metallopeptidase yields MATKLPESEFDARLAEVRGRLADTDADAATFLGATSIEYLSGFHHIQTERPVVLAVTEDRMEITVPRLEVERVEPNPRIDAVHHYFDYPQGKPIETAAAMLEGMGVDSVVSDADGAPGVMGYEGPSLSEFVEVDSQSWVDRMRWEKTDAEVDLVRESAKWANLAHRHLADYTEVGAHPVTVSQRATTEASRAMLDTLGDRYAVRTRGSGPVHAGYISGSETALPHGHTPNERLSEGDVLITGASANVDGYHSELERTMFVGEPSDEQVHYFELMLEAQDIAIDALGPGQSIAGVDEAVHDYFLEQGIEDTAQHHVGHNIGLGGHEPPYLDRGWDEYDHVGESDAQMAPGQIYTIEPGIYTDEYGYRHSDTIAITESGIEWLTYFPRDLESNVIR; encoded by the coding sequence ATGGCGACGAAGCTCCCCGAATCGGAGTTCGACGCGCGGCTCGCAGAGGTTCGCGGGCGGCTCGCGGACACCGACGCGGACGCGGCGACGTTCCTAGGCGCGACGAGTATCGAGTACCTCTCGGGCTTTCATCACATCCAGACCGAGCGGCCGGTCGTCCTCGCGGTGACGGAGGACCGCATGGAGATCACGGTCCCGCGCCTGGAAGTCGAGCGCGTGGAGCCGAACCCCCGGATCGACGCCGTGCATCACTACTTCGACTACCCGCAGGGGAAGCCGATCGAGACGGCGGCGGCGATGCTGGAGGGGATGGGCGTCGACTCGGTCGTCTCCGACGCCGACGGCGCGCCCGGGGTGATGGGCTACGAGGGCCCCTCGCTCTCGGAGTTCGTCGAGGTGGACTCGCAGTCGTGGGTCGACCGGATGCGCTGGGAGAAGACCGACGCGGAGGTCGACCTCGTGCGCGAGTCGGCGAAGTGGGCGAACCTCGCGCACCGCCACCTCGCGGACTACACCGAGGTCGGCGCGCACCCGGTGACGGTGAGCCAGCGGGCCACGACCGAGGCCTCGCGCGCGATGCTCGACACGCTGGGCGATCGGTACGCGGTGCGGACCCGGGGAAGCGGCCCAGTCCACGCGGGCTACATCTCCGGCTCGGAGACCGCCCTTCCGCACGGCCACACTCCGAACGAACGGCTCTCCGAGGGGGACGTGTTGATCACGGGCGCGTCGGCCAACGTCGACGGGTACCACTCGGAGCTGGAGCGCACCATGTTCGTCGGCGAGCCGAGCGACGAGCAGGTCCACTACTTCGAGCTGATGCTGGAGGCGCAGGACATCGCGATCGACGCGCTCGGCCCCGGGCAGTCGATCGCCGGCGTCGACGAGGCCGTCCACGACTACTTCCTCGAACAGGGGATCGAGGACACCGCCCAGCACCACGTCGGCCACAACATCGGCCTCGGGGGCCACGAGCCGCCGTACCTCGACCGAGGCTGGGACGAGTACGACCACGTCGGCGAGAGCGACGCCCAGATGGCGCCGGGGCAGATCTACACCATCGAACCCGGGATCTACACCGACGAGTACGGCTACCGCCACTCGGACACCATCGCGATCACCGAGAGCGGGATCGAGTGGCTCACGTACTTCCCGCGCGATCTGGAGTCGAACGTCATCCGGTAG
- a CDS encoding ribbon-helix-helix domain-containing protein has translation MERVTLRIPKQQIEEVEQMVETGEFPNRSEAIRSAVRDMLNEQADTSGERTRGERSKRSWAKV, from the coding sequence ATGGAGCGTGTGACACTACGAATCCCGAAACAGCAGATCGAGGAGGTCGAACAGATGGTCGAAACGGGGGAGTTCCCGAATCGCAGCGAGGCGATTCGGTCCGCCGTCCGCGACATGCTCAACGAGCAGGCCGACACGTCCGGCGAGCGCACGCGCGGCGAGCGCAGTAAGCGCAGCTGGGCCAAGGTGTAA
- a CDS encoding DUF192 domain-containing protein: protein MRVIHRSGAIDAEDESPSAPREHVLATDVDVADSFWSQARGLMFRRSVPDEYALVFRFDEPDSRSLHMAFVPFPIDAVWLVDGEVSTVKRLRPWVGLGWGTADTIVELPAGAADGVESGDTVEVVE, encoded by the coding sequence GTGCGAGTGATTCACCGGTCCGGGGCCATCGACGCCGAGGACGAGTCGCCGTCGGCGCCGCGCGAGCACGTCCTCGCGACGGACGTCGACGTGGCTGACTCGTTCTGGTCGCAGGCGCGGGGGCTGATGTTCCGTCGGTCGGTCCCCGACGAGTACGCGCTCGTGTTTCGGTTCGACGAGCCCGACTCGCGGAGTCTCCACATGGCGTTCGTCCCATTCCCCATCGACGCAGTCTGGCTCGTCGACGGCGAGGTGTCGACGGTGAAACGCCTCCGCCCGTGGGTCGGGCTCGGGTGGGGAACCGCGGACACGATCGTCGAATTGCCGGCCGGCGCCGCCGACGGCGTGGAGTCCGGCGACACCGTCGAGGTCGTCGAGTAG
- a CDS encoding double zinc ribbon domain-containing protein, which produces MSKITFRADADLVDRLERLEGSKSEVMREALREHLDAAEEQHAADAADASDTGTRSPSGAAVDTAGSLDDALAARVDELVTARLDEEFGTRRRATDAAVGGARPFGVPGGAGDRVPSVNLTVNVDGAGAAVDPSAGVSQPASADAEPAATATEEGPATEGPRSADAASEEGPATEGPRSADAASDAGERSCAQCGEDLSDDHVFCPNCGEKATRRLFCECGDEIRSDWGFCPGCGRRTPAADVLDAP; this is translated from the coding sequence ATGAGCAAGATAACCTTCCGCGCGGACGCGGACCTCGTCGACCGCCTCGAGAGGCTCGAGGGGTCGAAAAGCGAGGTCATGCGGGAGGCGCTCCGCGAGCACCTCGACGCCGCGGAGGAGCAGCACGCCGCCGACGCGGCCGACGCTTCCGACACAGGTACGCGCAGTCCGTCGGGGGCTGCCGTCGACACTGCCGGGTCCCTCGACGACGCGCTCGCGGCCCGCGTCGACGAGCTGGTGACGGCCCGGCTCGACGAGGAGTTCGGAACCCGCCGCCGCGCCACCGACGCGGCCGTCGGCGGAGCGCGTCCGTTCGGCGTTCCGGGCGGGGCCGGCGATCGCGTTCCGTCGGTGAACCTCACGGTAAACGTCGACGGCGCGGGCGCCGCGGTCGACCCGTCCGCGGGCGTCTCACAGCCCGCATCCGCGGACGCGGAACCCGCGGCGACCGCGACGGAGGAGGGGCCCGCGACCGAGGGACCACGCTCGGCGGACGCCGCGTCGGAGGAGGGGCCCGCGACCGAGGGACCACGCTCGGCGGACGCCGCGTCGGACGCAGGCGAACGAAGCTGCGCGCAGTGCGGCGAGGACCTGTCCGACGATCACGTCTTCTGCCCCAACTGCGGCGAGAAGGCGACGCGACGCCTGTTCTGTGAGTGTGGCGACGAGATCCGTTCCGACTGGGGCTTTTGCCCGGGATGCGGTCGTCGGACGCCGGCCGCCGACGTGCTCGACGCGCCGTAA
- a CDS encoding metal ABC transporter permease → MTLPTGAADAFAGHWPSPLQSGGSALDPLLAPIYYLLDLWSLLLGALGNATGLELLQYGFMHRAILVGICIGVMAPLIGTFLVHRQLALIGDALAHTAFAGVAVGLFLNGVLSLGVSPYLTAVVVAVLAALLIEVISEVTDAYNDVSMAIVLSTGFALGTVLISLNAGGLAVGINQYLFGNLSTVSAENAAILLVLFAVIVATVALTRNQLLYVTFDETAAEVSGIPVNWYNRVMVMLTALVVVGAMQIMGVILVAAMLVVPVAGATQVSRSFTGSLLTSVVLAELAVLLGIGVSYYGEATAGGVIVLVAVAIYVVAVAIGKLREARGDEDAPELGGIDADDGVA, encoded by the coding sequence ATGACGCTTCCGACCGGGGCCGCCGACGCGTTCGCGGGCCACTGGCCGAGTCCGCTCCAGTCGGGAGGGAGCGCGCTCGACCCGCTCCTCGCACCGATCTACTACCTGCTCGACCTGTGGTCGCTGTTGCTGGGCGCGCTGGGGAACGCGACCGGGCTGGAGCTACTCCAGTACGGCTTCATGCACCGCGCGATCCTCGTCGGCATCTGTATCGGCGTGATGGCGCCGCTCATCGGGACGTTCCTCGTCCACCGACAGCTGGCCCTCATCGGCGACGCGCTCGCACACACCGCGTTCGCGGGCGTCGCCGTCGGGCTGTTTCTCAACGGCGTTCTCAGTCTCGGCGTCTCGCCGTACCTCACCGCCGTCGTGGTCGCCGTTCTCGCCGCCCTGTTGATCGAGGTGATCTCGGAGGTGACCGACGCCTACAACGACGTGTCGATGGCGATCGTGCTCTCGACCGGATTCGCGCTCGGAACGGTGCTCATCAGCCTCAACGCCGGCGGACTCGCGGTCGGGATCAACCAGTACCTGTTCGGCAACCTCTCGACGGTGTCGGCGGAGAACGCCGCGATCCTCCTCGTGCTGTTCGCGGTCATCGTCGCCACCGTCGCGCTCACGCGAAACCAACTGTTGTACGTCACCTTCGACGAGACGGCCGCCGAGGTGTCGGGGATCCCCGTGAACTGGTACAACCGCGTGATGGTGATGCTCACGGCGCTGGTGGTCGTCGGCGCGATGCAGATCATGGGCGTCATCCTCGTCGCCGCGATGCTCGTCGTCCCCGTCGCGGGCGCGACGCAGGTGTCCCGCAGCTTCACCGGATCGCTGCTCACGTCGGTCGTTCTCGCCGAACTGGCCGTCCTGCTCGGCATCGGGGTCTCCTACTATGGCGAGGCGACCGCCGGCGGCGTCATCGTCCTCGTCGCCGTCGCGATCTACGTCGTCGCCGTCGCGATCGGGAAGCTCCGCGAGGCTCGCGGCGACGAGGACGCGCCCGAACTCGGCGGCATCGACGCCGACGACGGGGTCGCGTGA